One Dermacentor silvarum isolate Dsil-2018 chromosome 10, BIME_Dsil_1.4, whole genome shotgun sequence genomic window carries:
- the LOC119431533 gene encoding low-density lipoprotein receptor-related protein 2, with translation MATSPGSKSTSQWSMLASVFIFAAALESVAPFSVTKVVDTSSSCSDKQFKCVAGGNCVPRWWQCDGMWDCRDGSDEQDCHVNRTCLEGQFKCEQGGHCVPATWRCDGERDCLDGSDEENCTSARTCSETEFACKDSGHCLPATWKCDGDPDCSDHSDEKNCTTARMCTQTEFACKDNGHCILATWRCDGDPDCSDRSDEENCTSTRNCSETEFACKDSGHCISATWRCDGDPDCSDHSDEENCTSARTCSETEFACKDSGHCLPATWKCDGDPDCSDHSDEENCTSARTCSQTEFACKDSGQRLLYTTAQTTAIYTTCSETECLHVCTHDGDPDCFGNRNRICLQGQRSGHCISGTWRCDGDIDCSDHSDEENCTSARTCSETEFACKDSGHCISGTWRCDGDPDCSDHSDEENCTSARTCSETEFACKDSGHCISGTWRCDGDIDCSDHSDEENCTSARTCSETEFACKDSGHCISGTWRCDGDIDCSDHSDEENCTSARTCSETEFACKDSGHCISGTWRCDGDPDCSDHSDEENCTSARTCSETEFACKDSGHCISGTWRCDGDPDCSDHSDEENCTSARTCSETEFACKESGHCISATWRCDDDPDCSDHSDEENCTSARTCSETEFACKDNGHCISATWRCDGDPDCSDHSDEENCTSAHACSETEFACKDNGHCILATWRCDGDPDCSDHSDEENCTSARTCSETEFACKDNGHCISATWRCDGDPDCSDHSDEENCTSGRTCSETEFACKDNSHCISATWRCDGDPDCSDHSDEENCTSARTCSETEFACKDNGHCISAIWRCNGDPDCLDHSDEENCTSALTCSETEFACKNSGHCISATWRCDGDPDCSDHSDEENCTSARTCSGTEFACKDNGHCISATWRCDGDPDCSDHSDEENCTTARMCTQTEFSCKDNGHCISATWRCDGDPDCSDRSDEENCTSGRTCSDIEFACKDNGHCISATWRCDGDPDCSDHSDEENCTSGRTCSETEFACKDNSHCISATWRCDGDPDCSDHSDEENCTSARTCSETEFACKDNGHCISAIWRCNGDPDCLDHSDEENCTSALTCSETEFACKNSGHCISATWRCDGDPDCSDHSDEENCTSARTCSETEFACKDNGHCISATWRCDGDPDCSDHSDEENCTTARMCTQTEFACKDNGHCISATWRCDGDPDCSDRSDEENCTSGRTCSETEFACKDNGHCISATWQCDGDPDCSDHSDEENCTSARTCSETEFACKDNGHCISATWRCDGDPDCSDHSDEDNCTSARTCSETEFACKDNGHCISATWRCDGDPDCSDHSDEENCTPAHTCLPKQFACKDNGRCIWTNWWCDGERDCFDGSDEENCTYSRTCSETEFACKENGHCISGTWRCDGDPDCSDHSDEENCTSAHTCSETEFACKDNGHCISATWRCDGDPDCSDGSDEDVSMCNEGFVCSPNKFLCKTLGQFVCVPKERRCDGHIDCDDAVDEKNCTRPQTCSEKEFTCLDRAQCIPVALRCDGKRDCVDGSDEDWLGCPSETPCPMGQFACKRALEGSVTCFPRALLCDGHKQCHDGSDEIGCGNRICEAGEFRCKTGRCIPQQWTCDGKPDCPDGLDEDALLCKAYGSLCPSSQLPCRSHNGSFICIGEEEKCNGHVDCDDGSDERLNCARLAFNCRGSHFRCDNGRCVPKPWKCDGVDDCFDGSDEKGCASTNDELSENCSVNEFSCSTGSACIPLNLRCDRHPDCPDESDEHGCPSEISNFV, from the exons ATGGCTACTTCACCGGGCAGCAAGTCTACATCGCAGTGGTCAATGTTGGCTTCAGTGTTCATCTTCGCCGCAGCACTGGAATCCGTGGCGCCTTTCTCCGTGACCAAAGTGGTGGACACAAGCTCCTCGTGCTCAGATAAGCAGTTCAAGTGCGTCGCTGGGGGGAACTGCGTCCCGAGGTGGTGGCAATGCGACGGGATGTGGGACTGCAGAGACGGATCGGACGAGCAGGACTGCCACGTAAACAGGACGTGCCTCGAAGGACAATTCAAGTGTGAACAAGGTGGTCACTGCGTCCCGGCAACCTGGCGCTGCGACGGTGAACGCGACTGCTTGGACGGGTCGGACGAAGAGAACTGTACGTCTGCACGCACTTGTTCGGAAACAGAATTTGCCTGCAAGGATAGTGGTCATTGCTTACCGGCAACATGGAAATGCGATGGTGACCCCGACTGCTCGGACCACTCGGACGAAAAAAACTGTACGACTGCGCGCATGTGTACCCAAACAGAATTTGCCTGCAAGGACAACGGTCATTGCATACTGGCAACGTGGCGATGCGATGGTGACCCAGACTGCTCAGACCGCTCAGACGAAGAAAACTGCACATCTACACGCAATTGTTCAGAAACAGAGTTTGCCTGCAAGGACAGCGGTCATTGCATATCGGCGACATGGCGATGCGACGGTGACCCCGACTGCTCGGACCACTCGGACGAAGAGAACTGTACGTCTGCACGCACTTGTTCGGAAACAGAATTTGCCTGCAAGGATAGTGGTCATTGCTTACCGGCAACATGGAAATGCGATGGTGACCCCGACTGCTCGGACCACTCGGACGAAGAGAACTGTACGTCTGCACGCACTTGTTCACAAACAGAATTTGCCTGCAAGGATAGTGGTCAACG ACTGCTCTACACGACCGCTCAGACGACTGCAATCTACACGACATGTTCAGAAACAGAGTGCCTGCACGTCTGCACGCACGACGGTGACCCCGACTGCTTCGGAAACAGAAACAGAATTTGCCTGCAAGGACAGCGGTCAGGTCATTGCATATCTGGGACATGGCGATGCGACGGTGACATCGACTGCTCAGATCACTCGGACGAAGAGAATTGTACGTCTGCACGCACTTGTTCGGAAACAGAATTTGCCTGCAAGGACAGCGGTCATTGCATATCTGGGACATGGCGATGCGACGGTGACCCCGACTGCTCGGATCACTCGGACGAAGAGAACTGTACGTCTGCCCGCACTTGTTCGGAAACAGAATTTGCCTGCAAGGACAGCGGTCATTGCATATCTGGGACATGGCGATGCGACGGTGACATCGACTGCTCAGATCACTCGGACGAAGAGAATTGTACGTCTGCACGCACTTGTTCGGAAACAGAATTTGCCTGCAAGGACAGCGGTCATTGCATATCTGGGACATGGCGATGCGACGGTGACATCGACTGCTCAGATCACTCGGACGAAGAGAATTGTACGTCTGCACGCACTTGTTCGGAAACAGAATTTGCCTGCAAGGACAGCGGTCATTGCATATCTGGGACATGGCGATGCGACGGTGACCCCGACTGCTCGGATCACTCGGACGAAGAGAATTGTACGTCTGCACGCACTTGTTCGGAAACAGAATTTGCCTGCAAGGACAGCGGTCATTGCATATCTGGGACATGGCGATGCGACGGTGACCCCGACTGCTCGGACCACTCGGACGAAGAGAACTGTACGTCTGCACGCACTTGTTCGGAAACAGAATTTGCCTGCAAGGAAAGCGGTCATTGCATATCGGCGACATGGCGATGTGACGATGACCCCGACTGCTCAGATCACTCGGACGAAGAGAACTGTACGTCTGCACGCACTTGTTCGGAAACAGAATTTGCCTGCAAGGACAATGGTCATTGCATATCGGCGACATGGCGATGTGACGGTGACCCCGACTGCTCAGATCACTCGGACGAAGAGAATTGTACGTCTGCACACGCTTGTTCGGAAACAGAATTTGCCTGCAAGGACAATGGTCATTGCATATTGGCGACATGGCGATGTGACGGTGACCCCGACTGCTCGGACCACTCGGACGAAGAGAATTGTACGTCTGCACGCACTTGTTCAGAAACAGAATTTGCCTGCAAGGACAATGGTCATTGCATATCGGCGACATGGCGATGTGACGGTGACCCCGACTGCTCGGACCACTCAGACGAAGAAAACTGTACATCTGGACGCACTTGTTCGGAAACAGAATTTGCCTGCAAGGACAACAGTCATTGCATATCGGCGACATGGCGATGTGACGGTGATCCCGACTGCTCAGACCACTCGGACGAAGAGAATTGTACGTCTGCACGCACTTGTTCGGAAACAGAATTTGCCTGCAAGGACAATGGTCATTGCATATCGGCGATATGGCGATGTAACGGGGACCCCGACTGCTTAGATCACTCGGACGAAGAGAATTGTACGTCTGCACTCACTTGTTCGGAAACAGAATTTGCCTGCAAGAACAGCGGTCATTGCATATCGGCGACATGGCGATGTGACGGTGACCCCGACTGCTCAGATCACTCGGACGAAGAGAATTGTACGTCTGCACGCACTTGTTCGGGAACAGAATTTGCCTGCAAGGACAATGGTCATTGCATATCGGCGACATGGCGATGTGACGGTGACCCCGACTGCTCAGATCACTCGGACGAAGAGAACTGTACGACTGCGCGCATGTGTACCCAAACAGAATTTTCCTGCAAGGATAATGGTCATTGCATATCGGCAACATGGCGATGCGACGGTGACCCCGACTGTTCGGATCGCTCAGACGAAGAAAACTGTACATCTGGACGCACTTGTTCGGATATAGAATTTGCCTGCAAGGACAATGGTCATTGCATATCGGCGACAtggcgatgtgatggtgaccccGACTGCTCGGACCACTCAGACGAAGAAAACTGTACATCTGGACGCACTTGTTCGGAAACAGAATTTGCCTGCAAGGACAACAGTCATTGCATATCGGCGACATGGCGATGTGACGGTGATCCCGACTGCTCAGACCACTCGGACGAAGAGAATTGTACGTCTGCACGCACTTGTTCGGAAACAGAATTTGCCTGCAAGGACAATGGTCATTGCATATCGGCGATATGGCGATGTAACGGGGACCCCGACTGCTTAGATCACTCGGACGAAGAGAATTGTACATCTGCACTCACTTGTTCGGAAACAGAATTTGCCTGCAAGAACAGCGGTCATTGCATATCGGCGACAtggcgatgtgatggtgaccccGACTGCTCAGATCACTCGGACGAAGAGAATTGTACGTCTGCACGCACTTGTTCAGAAACAGAATTTGCCTGCAAGGACAATGGTCATTGCATATCGGCGACATGGCGATGTGACGGTGACCCCGACTGCTCAGATCACTCGGACGAAGAGAACTGTACGACTGCGCGCATGTGTACCCAAACAGAATTTGCCTGCAAGGATAATGGTCATTGCATATCGGCAACATGGCGATGTGACGGTGACCCCGACTGTTCGGATCGCTCAGACGAAGAAAACTGTACATCTGGACGCACTTGTTCGGAAACAGAATTTGCCTGCAAGGACAATGGTCATTGCATATCGGCGACATGGCAATGTGACGGCGACCCTGACTGCTCAGATCACTCGGACGAAGAGAATTGTACGTCTGCACGCACTTGTTCGGAAACAGAATTTGCCTGCAAGGACAATGGTCATTGCATATCGGCGACATGGCGATGTGACGGCGACCCCGACTGCTCAGATCACTCGGACGAAGATAATTGTACGTCTGCACGCACTTGTTCGGAAACAGAATTTGCCTGCAAGGACAATGGTCATTGCATATCGGCGACATGGCGATGCGACGGTGACCCCGACTGCTCAGACCACTCGGACGAAGAGAACTGTACGCCTGCACACACTTGCTTACCAAAGCAGTTCGCTTGCAAGGACAATGGTAGATGTATATGGACAAATTGGTGGTGCGACGGTGAACGCGACTGCTTCGATGGCTCGGATGAAGAGAACTGTACGTATTCACGCACTTGTTCGGAAACAGAGTTTGCCTGCAAGGAGAACGGTCACTGCATATCTGGGACATGGCGATGTGACGGTGACCCCGACTGCTCAGATCACTCGGACGAAGAAAATTGTACGTCTGCACACACTTGTTCGGAAACAGAATTTGCCTGCAAGGACAACGGTCATTGCATATCGGCAACAtggcgatgtgatggtgaccccGACTGTTCTGATGGTTCGGACGAGGATGTTTCCATGTGCAACGAAGGTTTTGTCTGCTCTCCCAACAAATTTCTTTGCAAGACTCTCGGTCAATTTGTGTGTGTTCCCAAAGAGCGGAGGTGCGACGGCCATATTGACTGTGACGACGCCGTGGATGAGAAGAACTGCACTCGACCTCAAACATGCTCAGAGAAAGAGTTTACTTGTCTCGACAGAGCACAGTGCATACCTGTAGCGTTGCGCTGTGACGGTAAACGCGACTGCGTAGATGGTTCAGACGAAGATTGGTTGGGTTGCCCAAGTGAGACACCATGTCCGATGGGCCAATTTGCTTGTAAACGCGCTCTAGAGGGCTCGGTGACGTGCTTCCCTAGGGCGTTGCTTTGCGACGGTCACAAACAGTGCCACGACGGCTCTGACGAAATCGGTTGCGGAAACCGAATCTGCGAAGCGGGAGAGTTTCGTTGTAAGACAGGGCGTTGCATTCCTCAGCAGTGGACCTGCGACGGCAAGCCTGACTGCCCAGACGGATTGGATGAGGACGCGCTATTATGCAAAGCGTATGGGTCATTGTGCCCTTCGAGCCAGCTTCCCTGCCGCTCGCACAACGGTAGCTTTATCTGCATCGGTGAAGAGGAAAAGTGCAACGGACACGTGGACTGTGACGACGGCAGCGACGAGAGGCTGAACTGCGCCAGGCTGGCCTTTAATTGTAGAGGAAGCCACTTTCGGTGCGATAACGGCAGGTGCGTACCGAAGCCCTGGAAGTGCGACGGTGTTGATGACTGCTTCGATGGAAGCGACGAGAAAGGCTGTGCCAGCACCAACGACGAACTATCCGAGAATTGCTCTGTCAACGAATTTTCGTGCTCCACGGGTTCGGCGTGCATCCCGCTCAACTTGCGTTGTGACCGCCACCCCGACTGCCCCGATGAATCCGACGAGCATGGCTGCCCTTCAGAAATATCCAATTTCGTCTGA